In the genome of Hippoglossus hippoglossus isolate fHipHip1 chromosome 4, fHipHip1.pri, whole genome shotgun sequence, one region contains:
- the plcxd1 gene encoding PI-PLC X domain-containing protein 1 translates to MSSLSELPMESWMSHLPCALWDTPLSHLAIPGSHNAITYCLDMNDRSPVDLTQPDMLQKLDKYMKPLIRPFVYKWAVTQEYTIKQQLDCGVRYCDLRIAHRPNDSSSDLYFYHGVYTTLTVETVLLEIREWLDAHPKEVVILSFSHFLGLSPELHMLLLTTIRNVFTSKLCPKTEALTLRKLWAVGYQVIVSYEHNIASCHSYLWPHVPYWWANKCKAEALIEEFEHRKQHGRPGGLFVTGINLTEDLKYICTHPTESLKDLVMSTYPTLLSWVKEQTPGSRVGSLNIIAGDFITESHFVPTVVTLNEKLLK, encoded by the exons ATGTCCAGCCTGAGCGAGCTGCCCATGGAGAGCTGGATGTCTCACCTGCCCTGTGCTCTGTGGGACACCCCCCTGTCCCACCTGGCCATCCCAG GCAGCCACAATGCAATAACCTACTGTCTGGATATGAATGACAGATCCCCAGTTGACCTCACCCAACCAGACATGCTTCAAAAGCTGGACAAATACATGAAGCCCCTTATTCGACCATTTGTCTACAAGTGGGCTGTAACCCAG GAGTACACTATAAAGCAGCAGCTGGACTGTGGGGTCAGATACTGCGACCTGAGGATTGCACACAGGCCCAATGACAGCTCCAGCGATCTGTATTTCTACCACGGTGTTTACACCACACTGACTGTGGAG ACTGTTCTCCTGGAGATAAGAGAGTGGCTGGACGCTCATCCCAAAGAGGTGGTCATTCTCTCCTTCAGCCACTTCCTCGGCCTGAGCCCGGAGCTccacatgctgctgctcacaACCATACGCAACGTTTTCACCTCCAAACTCTGTCCCAAAACG GAAGCGTTAACTCTTCGAAAGCTGTGGGCTGTTGGCTACCAGGTGATAGTTTCCTATGAGCACAATATCGCCAGCTGTCACAGTTACCTGTGGCCACATGTTCCTTACTGGTGGGCCAATAAATGCAAAGCTGAGGCTCTTATTGAGGAGTTTGAGCACAGGAAGCAACATGGCAGACCAG gaggTCTCTTTGTCACAGGAATTAATCTGACCGAGGACCTGAAATACATCTGCACTCACCCGACAGAGTCCCTGAAGGACCTGGTGATGTCCACGTATCCGACGCTGCTCAGCTGGGTCAAAGAGCAGACGCCCGGCTCCAGAGTGGGCTCCCTCAACATCATCGCTGGGGACTTTATCACAGAGAGCCACTTTGTACCAACTGTTGTTACGCTGAATGAGAAACTACTGAAATGA